A single genomic interval of Camelina sativa cultivar DH55 chromosome 11, Cs, whole genome shotgun sequence harbors:
- the LOC104724534 gene encoding uncharacterized protein LOC104724534: protein MGCGFVEFASANEAKEALEKKKGEYLHKCKIFLEAAEIALYRPPKYCIDHKVWYEDYLRRESLLIEDEVVEGLDETPAFVEEVAVNKKTLFVANLSHETKISHIIDFFKDVGEVCRARLIVNHMGEHVGCGFVEFASADEAKKIHLDVAELAPYPLRPKYNLAERLFWCERESLLKKHKKKEKARKKFELCGTKVTFSYDED, encoded by the exons ATGGGCTGtggctttgttgagtttgcttctgctaacgaagcaaaagag GcgctggaaaagaagaaaggtgAATACTTGCACAAATGCAAGATTTTTCTTGAAGCGGCCGAGATAGCTCTATACCGTCCACCCAA gTATTGCATAGATCACAAGGTTTG GTATGAAGACTACCTTCGACGAGAAAGCCTTCTGATAGAAGATGAGGTTGTGGAAGGACTTGATGAAACTCCTGCTTTTGTTGAG GAGGTTGCTGTAAATAAAAAGACGCTCTTTGTTGCCAATCTCTCTCACGAAACTAAAATATCACATAT CATCGATTTCTTCAAAGATGTTGGAGAAGTTTGTCGTGCTCGACTTATTGTAAATCACATGGGTGAGCATGTGGGCTGtggctttgttgagtttgcttcAGCTGACGAAGCAAAGAAG ATACATCTTGACGTGGCTGAGCTAGCTCCATACCCTCTCCGACCCAA gtaCAACCTTGCAGAAAGGCTTTTTTG GTGCGAACGAGAAAGCCTTCTGAAGAAacataagaagaaagagaaggcaCGTAAGAAGTTCGAATTGTGCGGTACAAAGGTTACCTTCTCTTACGACGAAGActga